In Fusarium fujikuroi IMI 58289 draft genome, chromosome FFUJ_chr08, one genomic interval encodes:
- a CDS encoding probable succinyl-CoA:3-ketoacid-coenzyme A transferase, mitochondrial precursor: MADKTKIRYTYRGYDAWQASEAQLKKLIQDDTGVEFWIETRSIPPMGISPPVTKDCVEKLKGLDGVEAKVLLTRHFSISVGRYGINKVVSSAAEALKDMKPNTTILCGGFGLCGVPDTLINEVLNKSDVTGLTAVSNNAGTDEFGLGKLLKSRQVRKMVASYIGENKTFEKMYLTGDIELELTPQGTLAERCAAGGKGIPAFYTPAGVGTVVQNGDLPSRNKGIGSSSDAQFPDPKDVKVFDGKPYILERSISGDYAFVKAFKADKLGNCQFRLAAQNFNGPMGRNAKTTIVEAEHIVEPGEIPPESVHLPGIYVKRVIKSTAAKGIEKYTWNEQDVKTLGQGEVAAKRERIVRRAAKEFKNGMYANLGIGMPMLAASFVGPDVDVQLQSENGILGLGPYPSKERNEADPDLINAGKETVTLKPGASVFSSDEGFGMIRSGRIDITILGAMQVSATGDLANWMLPGKVKGFGGAMDLVSNPSKTKVIVTMEHTDKKGNPKILNQCSFPLTGRACVSRIITDLGVFDVDFATGLKLVEIAPGVTVDEVKAKTEAPFTVAEPLEPMTGV, encoded by the exons ATGGCCGACAAGACT AAGATTCGCTACACCTACCGCGGCTACGACGCGTGGCAGGCCTCTGAGGCCCAGCTCAAGAA GCTTATCCAGGACGACACTGGCGTTGAGTTTTGGATTGAGACCAGATCCATCCCTCCCATGGGAATCTCCCC TCCCGTGACCAAGGATTGTGTTGAGAAACTGAAGGGATTGGATGGCGTTGAG GCGAAGGTGTTGCTTACAAGACACTTCTCTATCTCTGTGGGCCGCTATGGCATCAACAAGGTTGTCTCATCGGCAGCAGAGGCGCTAAAGGACATGAAACCAAACACGACAATCCTATGCGGCGGCTTTGGTCTTTGTGGTGTCCCAGACACGCTCATCAATGAAGTCCTCAACAAGTCTGATGTCACCGGGCTAACAGCTGTTTCCAACAATGCCGGAACTGATGAATTTGGCCTTGGAAAGCTCTTAAAAAGCAGGCAAGTGCGCAAGATGGTTGCATCATATATCGGAGAGAACAAGACGTTCGAGAAGATGTACCTTACAGGCGACATTGAACTGGAACTTACCCCTCAAGGTACCCTCGCGGAACGCTGCGCTGCTGGTGGCAAAGGTATCCCGGCTTTCTATACGCCTGCTGGCGTCGGAACTGTTGTTCAAAATGGCGACCTCCCGTCTCGGAACAAAGGTATTGGCTCCTCTAGCGATGCCCAATTCCCAGATCCCAAAGACGTCAAGGTATTCGATGGCAAGCCTTACATTCTTGAACGCAGCATCTCGGGAGACTATGCCTTTGTGAAGGCGTTCAAGGCAGATAAGCTAGGAAATTGTCAGTTTCGCCTTGCAGCTCAAAACTTCAACGGTCCAATGGGCCGTAATGCTAAAACGACAATCGTTGAAGCCGAGCATATTGTTGAACCCGGGGAGATCCCCCCAGAGTCAGTTCATTTACCGGGCATTTATGTAAAGCGAGTTATCAAGAGCACTGCAGCCAAAGGGATCGAGAAATATACCTGGAACGAGCAAGACGTCAAGACTCTGGGCCAGGGTGAGGTTGCTGCAAAGCGAGAACGCATCGTCCGACGAGCAGCGAAGGAGTTCAAGAATGGAATGTACGCCAATCTTGGAATCGGTATGCCCATGTTGGCAGCATCGTTCGTTGGAcctgatgttgatgtccaGCTTCAATCGGAGAATGGCATCCTAGGACTCGGACCTTATCCATCCAAAGAGCGCAACGAAGCTGATCCGGATCTTATCAACGCCGGTAAAGAAACAGTTACCTTGAAACCTGGTGCATCTGTTTTCAGCAGCGACGAAGGTTTCGGCATGATCCGTAGTGGTCGTATTGATATTACCATTCTTGGTGCTATGCAAGTCAGCGCAACAGGGGACTTGGCCAATTGGATGCTCCCAGGAAAGGTTAAAGGCTTCGGCGGCGCGATGGACCTCGTTAGCAACCCGAGCAAGACAAAGGTCATTGTCACGATGGAACACACAGACAAGAAGGGTAATCCCAAGATCTTGAACCAATGCTCTTTTCCTCTTACAGGCCGGGCGTGCGTGTCACGCATCATTACGGACTTG GGAGTGTTTGACGTGGACTTCGCCACGGGTTTAAAGCTGGTTGAAATTGCTCCTGGTGTCACTGTGGATGAGGTCAAGGCTAAGACTGAAGCTCCTTTTACTGTTGCTGAGCCACTGGAGCCAATGACAGGAGTGTGA